A DNA window from Candidatus Bodocaedibacter vickermanii contains the following coding sequences:
- a CDS encoding TatD family hydrolase: MYIDTHCHLDYLQKDNDLKDIVQSAWDANVRLLHTISTRLDESAMIKGIADQFDNVFCSIGVHPNESSEVTHLSQTQITDALLAEVTDKVISFGETGLDYYYEHSDRATQHKSFLAHIDAAKHENLPLVIHSRDADTDTVKYLQSDSAQGVTGIIHCFTGSPEMAKACLDLGYYISISGIATFKTATQLQDIVRWLPLDRILIETDSPYLAPMPYRGKPNQPAYVVHVAEKVAELKGLPLKDVIDQTTQNFMNVCPKVQKNRLPR, translated from the coding sequence ATGTACATTGATACCCATTGCCATCTTGATTATTTGCAAAAAGACAATGATTTAAAAGACATCGTCCAATCTGCTTGGGATGCCAATGTTCGCTTGTTGCATACGATTTCAACGCGATTAGATGAAAGTGCGATGATCAAGGGGATAGCAGATCAATTCGATAATGTGTTCTGCTCTATCGGCGTTCACCCCAACGAATCATCGGAAGTCACACACCTATCACAAACCCAAATTACTGATGCATTGCTGGCCGAAGTCACCGATAAAGTGATTAGCTTTGGCGAAACAGGCTTGGATTATTATTACGAACACAGCGACAGAGCAACCCAACACAAAAGCTTTTTAGCACATATCGATGCAGCAAAACACGAAAACTTACCTTTGGTTATTCATTCCCGTGATGCTGATACTGATACGGTAAAATACTTACAATCAGACTCAGCGCAAGGCGTAACTGGAATCATCCATTGCTTTACGGGCAGTCCCGAAATGGCAAAAGCGTGTTTAGATTTAGGATACTATATTTCTATTTCAGGAATTGCGACGTTTAAAACGGCAACTCAACTGCAAGATATCGTCAGGTGGTTACCGCTGGATCGCATCTTGATTGAAACCGATTCGCCTTATCTTGCCCCAATGCCGTATCGAGGCAAACCCAACCAACCTGCGTACGTTGTTCATGTCGCAGAAAAAGTCGCAGAACTCAAAGGCCTGCCATTAAAAGACGTGATTGATCAAACAACGCAAAACTTTATGAATGTGTGTCCAAAGGTGCAGAAAAATAGGCTCCCTCGCTAA
- a CDS encoding YbaB/EbfC family nucleoid-associated protein produces MNIAGMMKKAQEMQKKMQEMQDNLVNIIEEGSAGAGMVTVTMNGKTDVKKITVSEELLNPNDKEMLEDLLVAALSDAKRKIDARAGSEMEKVTGGLGLPGGMKLPF; encoded by the coding sequence ATGAATATTGCTGGAATGATGAAAAAAGCTCAAGAAATGCAAAAGAAAATGCAGGAAATGCAAGACAATCTTGTCAATATTATTGAGGAAGGCTCTGCAGGGGCAGGCATGGTGACAGTCACCATGAATGGCAAAACAGACGTTAAAAAAATAACGGTGTCTGAAGAGTTATTAAATCCTAACGACAAAGAAATGTTAGAAGATCTTTTGGTGGCTGCACTCAGCGATGCAAAGCGTAAAATAGATGCGCGGGCAGGCTCTGAAATGGAAAAAGTAACCGGAGGTCTTGGATTACCTGGCGGCATGAAATTACCGTTCTAA
- a CDS encoding leucyl aminopeptidase, giving the protein MELRFQPEFKPTENSVIVVGMFADGTVHTHGNDLSQEVIILIAKAAKAKDFKAKPKDVMDMIAPVDIAYNRIIVIGLGEKEKLTDYELQTIGGALASALLSGKETNGFALFSGLNSRHVALIATGVRLRSWSFDKYFTTEKTKPKRVFKTLIIAYDNVAELETTYADFASITDGVFLTRDVVSELPNILYPETFCDRAKELRQLGVEVEILGEDEMQELGMNSLLAVGQGSVRESKLCIMRWNGGKSGDAPLAFVGKGVTFDTGGISIKPADRMHDMKYDMAGAGVVLGLMKALASRKANVNVVGVAGLAENMPSGNAQRPGDVWVSMSGQTIECQNTDAEGRMVLADALWYTQDRFKPQFMIDLATLTGAIVVALGQEHAGLFSNNDELADRLFKIGQTSGEKVWRMPLGEAYDKAINSTVADMKNVGDSGTGGSITAAQFLQRFVNDHPWAHLDIAGMAWANKARDLCAAGASGFGVRLLDQLVSTYYEGK; this is encoded by the coding sequence ATGGAATTGCGGTTTCAACCAGAGTTTAAACCTACCGAAAACTCAGTAATTGTCGTTGGCATGTTTGCCGATGGAACTGTACACACGCATGGCAATGACCTTAGCCAAGAAGTCATTATTCTAATCGCAAAAGCGGCTAAAGCAAAAGACTTTAAAGCAAAACCAAAAGACGTAATGGATATGATTGCACCCGTTGATATCGCATATAATCGTATTATCGTTATTGGTTTGGGTGAAAAAGAAAAGCTCACTGATTACGAACTTCAAACCATTGGTGGAGCTTTAGCATCAGCCTTATTAAGTGGTAAAGAAACAAATGGTTTTGCATTATTTTCAGGTCTTAACTCTCGTCACGTTGCGTTAATTGCAACAGGGGTTCGTCTTCGCAGTTGGAGTTTTGATAAATATTTCACAACTGAAAAAACAAAACCCAAACGCGTTTTCAAAACCCTTATCATCGCTTATGACAACGTTGCTGAGCTTGAAACAACGTATGCCGATTTTGCTAGTATAACTGACGGCGTCTTTTTAACCCGTGACGTCGTATCCGAACTTCCAAATATTTTGTATCCTGAAACATTTTGTGACCGCGCAAAAGAACTGCGCCAACTGGGTGTTGAAGTTGAGATCCTTGGCGAAGATGAAATGCAAGAACTAGGTATGAACTCACTATTGGCCGTGGGTCAAGGAAGCGTCCGCGAATCAAAGTTGTGCATCATGCGCTGGAACGGTGGAAAATCAGGCGATGCTCCACTTGCTTTTGTGGGTAAAGGCGTCACCTTTGATACCGGCGGAATCAGCATAAAACCTGCAGACCGCATGCATGATATGAAATATGATATGGCGGGTGCTGGTGTTGTTCTTGGACTTATGAAAGCCTTAGCAAGCCGTAAAGCAAACGTCAATGTGGTTGGTGTTGCAGGGCTTGCGGAAAACATGCCTTCAGGAAATGCTCAACGTCCAGGCGACGTATGGGTCAGCATGTCGGGACAAACGATCGAATGTCAAAACACAGATGCCGAAGGTCGCATGGTATTGGCAGATGCATTGTGGTACACACAAGACCGCTTCAAACCTCAGTTTATGATCGATCTAGCCACCTTAACCGGTGCGATTGTTGTGGCGCTTGGTCAAGAACACGCAGGATTATTCTCAAACAATGATGAACTTGCAGATCGTCTGTTTAAAATCGGACAAACAAGTGGTGAAAAAGTATGGCGCATGCCCTTGGGTGAGGCCTACGATAAAGCCATCAATTCAACCGTGGCCGATATGAAAAACGTAGGGGATTCTGGAACGGGTGGCAGCATCACCGCGGCTCAATTCTTACAACGATTTGTGAACGATCATCCATGGGCTCACTTAGATATCGCAGGTATGGCTTGGGCTAATAAAGCTCGTGACCTCTGCGCTGCAGGAGCCTCTGGGTTTGGTGTTCGCTTATTAGATCAACTGGTTTCAACTTATTACGAAGGCAAATAA
- a CDS encoding HK97 family phage prohead protease, producing the protein MQNEVRTIKIEGYASIFHEPDQLKDVLLPGAFSIDKSVGVPVLWQHYPGTPVGRVVSAIEDKLGLWVTLELCLETQVGKEAAKLIQSRILSGLSIGYTVIKSARGSGDVRRVLHKVALKEISLVTFPAHVKARIKFD; encoded by the coding sequence ATGCAAAACGAAGTGCGTACAATAAAGATAGAAGGATACGCGAGTATCTTTCACGAACCAGATCAATTAAAAGATGTGTTATTGCCGGGTGCGTTTTCAATCGATAAGAGTGTGGGTGTTCCAGTGTTATGGCAGCATTATCCCGGCACACCCGTTGGTAGGGTGGTATCTGCAATAGAAGATAAGCTTGGACTGTGGGTGACCTTGGAATTATGTTTGGAAACCCAAGTTGGAAAAGAGGCGGCTAAATTGATTCAAAGCCGCATATTAAGTGGATTATCTATTGGATATACAGTGATAAAATCTGCACGGGGGAGCGGCGATGTTCGCCGTGTTTTACACAAGGTTGCGTTAAAGGAAATATCCTTAGTGACGTTTCCAGCACACGTAAAAGCACGCATAAAGTTTGATTAG
- the recR gene encoding recombination mediator RecR yields MVGADIEGLIKFFSKMPGLGPRSARRFVLYLLKHKQQKLLPLIDLLAHTAEHVSECTECGNLDTENPCTICSNQRRNKAHLCVVEHVADLWALERSGAFQGIYHVLGGTLSALDGIGPDELRIPYLKQRIQSNQTTELTLALNVTLEGQTTNHYLAAELASPGLKITSIAHGVPLGGELDYLDSGTLITALAARRTLETEES; encoded by the coding sequence ATGGTTGGCGCAGATATCGAAGGGTTAATTAAATTTTTTTCTAAAATGCCGGGGCTTGGACCACGTTCTGCCCGGCGGTTTGTGCTATACCTTTTAAAACACAAACAACAAAAACTATTGCCTTTAATCGATTTGCTTGCACATACAGCAGAACATGTATCTGAATGCACTGAATGTGGCAACTTGGACACTGAAAATCCCTGTACAATTTGCAGCAACCAGCGTCGCAACAAAGCTCACCTTTGCGTTGTTGAACACGTTGCTGATTTGTGGGCGCTTGAACGTTCTGGCGCCTTCCAAGGAATTTACCATGTCTTGGGCGGAACCTTATCTGCCTTAGACGGTATTGGTCCTGATGAACTGCGCATTCCTTACCTAAAACAGCGCATTCAATCGAATCAAACGACAGAACTGACCTTAGCGTTGAATGTAACGTTAGAAGGTCAAACAACGAACCATTATCTGGCGGCAGAGCTTGCAAGCCCGGGGCTTAAAATAACGTCGATTGCCCATGGTGTCCCATTGGGTGGAGAATTAGATTATTTAGATTCCGGCACCCTTATTACAGCACTGGCAGCGCGCAGAACCTTAGAAACAGAAGAAAGCTAA
- a CDS encoding DNA polymerase III subunit chi, protein MQIVGYHHSISPLEKVLPKLLEKVLAAGQRAVVMAPSEDQLKIIDTFLWTYSKSELLPHGTADDGNPSYQPIWLTCTDENPNGAQVLVLIDAVRPTNLSQFEKVLILDSAWSNESTQWAQSIGDLTVWEEQVQGGWQRAVASIR, encoded by the coding sequence ATGCAGATTGTTGGCTATCACCACAGTATTAGTCCTTTAGAAAAAGTACTCCCTAAGCTTTTAGAAAAAGTCTTAGCCGCAGGACAACGTGCCGTGGTGATGGCACCTTCGGAAGATCAATTAAAAATCATTGATACTTTCCTATGGACATACTCTAAATCAGAGCTACTTCCCCACGGAACCGCTGACGATGGCAATCCATCCTACCAACCTATCTGGCTAACATGTACCGATGAAAATCCAAATGGCGCGCAAGTGCTCGTCTTAATCGATGCCGTCCGCCCAACTAACCTAAGCCAATTTGAGAAAGTATTAATCTTGGATTCAGCATGGTCAAATGAATCCACTCAATGGGCTCAATCCATCGGAGATCTCACCGTTTGGGAAGAACAAGTTCAAGGCGGTTGGCAACGTGCCGTTGCATCCATTAGATGA
- a CDS encoding MBL fold metallo-hydrolase produces the protein MSFKVTILGCGASAGVPVIGNNWGNCDPNNPKNRRTRSSVFIEYDETKLLVDTSPDMRQQLLDNNISNFDAIFYTHEHADHTHGIDDLRLIYYLNDQKSIPVYTDERCMNELQLRFPYLFGIGQNAATPKDFNAFLEPHLIDLSPLTIGDIELKPFLQDHGTITTLGFRIDNFAYSTDAVHLDDAAFKALEGIDIWVVDCLRLTPSNVHAHLDKTLEWIDRVKPKHAYFTQMSKDLDYDTLCKQLPDHIRPAYDGLVINIR, from the coding sequence ATGAGCTTTAAAGTTACAATTTTAGGATGCGGTGCTTCTGCTGGTGTTCCTGTCATTGGAAACAACTGGGGCAACTGCGATCCGAATAATCCTAAAAATCGTCGCACACGATCGTCTGTTTTTATTGAATATGATGAAACAAAACTGTTGGTGGATACCAGTCCAGATATGCGGCAACAACTCCTCGACAATAATATTTCAAATTTTGATGCCATATTTTACACCCATGAACATGCGGATCATACCCACGGCATTGATGATTTAAGGCTTATTTATTATCTTAACGATCAGAAATCAATCCCGGTATATACGGATGAACGGTGCATGAACGAATTGCAATTGCGCTTTCCCTATCTCTTTGGGATTGGACAAAACGCAGCAACTCCCAAAGATTTCAATGCGTTTCTTGAACCGCACCTCATCGACCTATCTCCACTCACAATTGGGGATATCGAACTAAAACCGTTTTTGCAAGATCATGGAACCATTACAACCCTTGGGTTTAGGATTGATAACTTTGCCTATTCAACAGATGCTGTTCATCTGGATGATGCAGCGTTTAAAGCCTTAGAAGGTATTGATATATGGGTCGTCGATTGCCTGCGGTTGACACCCTCAAACGTTCATGCACATCTGGATAAAACGTTAGAGTGGATTGATCGCGTTAAACCCAAACACGCCTACTTCACGCAGATGAGTAAAGACTTAGACTATGACACCTTATGCAAGCAACTGCCCGATCACATTCGTCCTGCTTACGATGGATTAGTCATTAACATTCGTTAA
- the prfH gene encoding peptide chain release factor H produces the protein MSQDTILRWVQITSGQGPAECELAVQHVLDRFLKEALQQHLKVDVLEKIPGEKGNIYQSVLLSVSGDSLIPFLKRWQGTIQWICESPYRPTHKRKNWFIGVNILNALDSHKDINVADLRFETMRASGAGGQHVNTTDSAVRVIHIPTGLTAFAQEERSQHMNKKLALARLSAAFDERSMAARFEKNHEKHSKHYELERGNPTRVFVGQDFKEKVR, from the coding sequence ATGAGTCAAGACACTATTCTGAGATGGGTTCAAATCACATCGGGACAGGGGCCTGCTGAGTGCGAATTGGCAGTACAACACGTTTTAGATCGTTTTCTGAAAGAGGCTTTGCAACAGCATCTTAAAGTGGATGTTTTAGAAAAAATACCCGGAGAGAAAGGCAACATCTATCAATCCGTACTGTTGAGTGTCAGTGGTGATAGCCTGATTCCGTTTCTGAAACGATGGCAGGGAACGATCCAATGGATTTGTGAAAGTCCGTATCGTCCAACCCACAAGCGTAAAAATTGGTTTATCGGCGTTAACATATTGAATGCGTTAGATTCTCACAAAGATATTAACGTTGCCGATTTGAGGTTTGAAACAATGCGAGCATCTGGAGCCGGTGGCCAGCATGTGAATACAACGGACAGTGCCGTTCGTGTGATTCATATTCCAACGGGGCTTACGGCATTTGCTCAAGAAGAGCGTTCTCAACATATGAATAAAAAACTTGCGCTTGCTAGATTGTCCGCTGCGTTTGATGAGCGATCTATGGCTGCACGATTTGAGAAAAATCACGAGAAACATAGCAAACATTATGAGTTAGAGCGTGGCAATCCAACACGTGTGTTTGTCGGTCAAGACTTTAAGGAGAAAGTTAGATAA
- a CDS encoding RNA ligase RtcB family protein: MCTYTQTSGATVTVIASEKTWIEDEAIQQLKTTAELNGMKRVVGLPDLHPGRGTPIGAAFMSESWIYPHLVGNDIGCGMGLWKTDLSVHKLKLDTWVSKLDNLDEPWDGDTSEWLSDYQLGSTPFDHSLGTIGGGNHFAELQKIESVLDKELFETLGLSTKHFYLLVHSGSRGLGEFILRKHTDGSIGLLENSPEAIDYLTQHDMAVRWAGANRSLIAHRFLSCLKGTGSKVLDVFHNTVEPYNEDNQSYWLHRKGATPSDQGGVVIPGSRGSFSYLVMPTGSQVSNAYSLAHGAGRKWKRTDAKSKLSKFRMDDLTHTDLGSRVICEDKDLIFEEAPQAYKKIDTVVNDLVNEGLIKVVAILRPVITYKTRRGK, translated from the coding sequence ATGTGCACTTATACACAAACGTCAGGGGCAACTGTTACAGTAATTGCGTCTGAAAAAACGTGGATTGAAGACGAAGCGATTCAACAACTTAAGACAACTGCTGAATTAAACGGAATGAAAAGAGTCGTGGGCTTACCTGATTTGCATCCCGGTAGAGGGACGCCGATTGGGGCAGCTTTTATGTCTGAATCGTGGATTTATCCTCACTTAGTTGGGAATGATATTGGTTGCGGAATGGGTCTGTGGAAAACAGATTTATCCGTTCATAAACTAAAACTGGATACGTGGGTGTCTAAACTGGATAATCTGGATGAACCATGGGATGGGGATACATCTGAATGGTTGTCAGACTATCAATTGGGTTCAACTCCCTTTGATCATTCACTTGGAACGATTGGGGGTGGGAATCATTTTGCAGAGTTGCAAAAAATTGAATCGGTGCTGGATAAGGAACTATTTGAAACATTAGGGTTATCAACAAAGCACTTTTATCTGCTGGTGCATTCTGGATCCAGAGGATTAGGTGAATTCATTTTACGAAAACACACGGATGGATCAATAGGATTATTGGAAAATTCACCAGAAGCTATTGATTATTTGACTCAACATGATATGGCGGTAAGATGGGCGGGTGCTAATCGATCCCTGATTGCGCATCGATTTCTGAGCTGCTTAAAAGGCACTGGATCCAAGGTCTTGGATGTCTTTCACAATACTGTTGAACCGTATAATGAAGACAATCAATCCTATTGGCTGCATCGCAAAGGGGCAACGCCTTCTGATCAAGGGGGTGTCGTGATTCCTGGATCTAGGGGGAGCTTTAGTTATCTAGTAATGCCCACGGGATCTCAAGTTTCAAACGCATATTCATTGGCGCATGGAGCAGGGCGCAAGTGGAAACGCACGGATGCAAAGTCTAAATTGTCGAAATTTCGAATGGACGATTTAACCCATACGGATCTTGGAAGTCGAGTCATATGTGAAGATAAAGACTTGATTTTTGAAGAGGCTCCGCAAGCTTACAAAAAAATTGATACCGTGGTGAATGATCTTGTAAATGAAGGGTTAATCAAGGTGGTTGCGATTCTAAGGCCTGTCATTACCTATAAAACGAGGAGGGGTAAATGA
- a CDS encoding phage portal protein, translating into MWNWITGRKTAPRPQMAMPSQLKAQWTSRHYAPLVKEGYEKNVIVYRCVAMIARGIATVPWLLYDGDTELMSHPLLDLLRRPSPGESGASFLENLATSFLLSGNAFVHVDIDQHGIPIQLKVLRPDRVRVITENGQLAAYDYTVDGATRRLSAEAVLHLKSIHPLNDWYGLSPIEVAAMAIDQHNAVSTHNLALLQNGGRPSGVFIWKGTDDGWGLTDEQKHSIRDSITQVYSGQGNAGRIMVLEGDVEWKELGLSPKDLDFSEGKHIAAREISQAFGVPPMLVGVPGDATYTNYKEARFHLWEDTTLPLLERFQHAFTQFVAKKYDENLKFSYDVDAIAALAPRREATWRKLSDASFLSENEKRQALGYSPASVTLDPLG; encoded by the coding sequence ATGTGGAATTGGATAACAGGACGAAAAACAGCGCCGCGCCCTCAAATGGCGATGCCCAGTCAATTAAAGGCGCAATGGACATCGCGACATTATGCTCCATTGGTAAAAGAAGGCTATGAAAAGAATGTAATAGTTTACCGATGCGTAGCGATGATTGCACGGGGGATCGCGACTGTACCTTGGTTGCTGTATGACGGGGATACAGAGCTAATGTCTCACCCTTTATTAGATTTATTGCGACGACCAAGCCCTGGAGAATCTGGGGCTTCTTTTTTAGAGAATCTTGCAACTTCATTTTTATTATCGGGCAATGCCTTTGTGCATGTTGATATTGATCAACACGGAATTCCTATACAGTTAAAGGTTTTAAGACCAGATCGCGTGCGGGTAATTACGGAAAATGGACAGCTTGCTGCATATGATTATACTGTGGACGGAGCGACGCGTCGCTTATCTGCGGAAGCTGTATTGCATTTAAAATCCATTCATCCGTTGAATGATTGGTATGGGTTAAGCCCCATTGAAGTGGCAGCGATGGCTATTGACCAACACAATGCTGTCAGTACCCATAATTTGGCGTTATTGCAAAACGGTGGACGTCCATCGGGCGTGTTCATATGGAAAGGCACTGATGATGGGTGGGGGTTAACAGATGAACAAAAGCATTCCATCCGGGATAGTATTACTCAGGTGTATTCTGGGCAAGGAAATGCCGGACGCATTATGGTGTTGGAAGGTGACGTGGAGTGGAAAGAACTGGGATTAAGTCCCAAGGATCTTGATTTTTCCGAGGGGAAACATATTGCTGCACGAGAGATATCCCAAGCATTTGGGGTGCCGCCAATGTTAGTGGGCGTACCAGGAGATGCAACATATACCAATTACAAGGAAGCCAGGTTTCATTTGTGGGAGGATACAACACTGCCCTTGTTAGAACGGTTTCAGCATGCGTTTACACAGTTTGTAGCAAAAAAATATGATGAAAATCTGAAGTTTTCTTATGATGTGGATGCCATTGCAGCATTGGCTCCCCGACGTGAAGCGACGTGGCGAAAGTTATCTGATGCGTCGTTCTTAAGTGAAAATGAAAAACGTCAAGCCCTTGGCTACAGCCCTGCCAGCGTGACGCTGGACCCATTAGGTTAG